AGCATCTTACTACAAGGAGCCTGGCAAAACACTTCAGGAACATATTTTGATACTGTATTATCTGTGAATAGCTGTGATAGTGTTATTGCCACCACTTTAACCGTAAATCCAACATATTCTACTCCAGCAACAGCAACGATCTGCTCCAACGACAGCATCTTACTACAAGGCGCATGGCAAAACAGCGCTGGAATATACTATGATACTGTTAGCACATTAAGCGGCTGCGACAGTGTAATAGCAACCTCTTTAACGGTAAATTCATCTTACATCATCAGTAATACAGCAGAGATCTGTAACGGAGACAGCATCCTTTTGGACGGTACATATCAGACTGCAGCAGGAACTTATTACGATACCTTATCAACCGGTAATAATTGTGACAGCATTATTGAAACAGCTTTAACCTTAAACCCGCTGCCGGCTAAACCTGTTATTTCGCAAAACGGCAATATTTTAGCATCAAGCCCTGCTGTTGCTTATCAGTGGTATTATTTTGATACACTTATTGGAGGCGCAGTATCACAATTCTATACTGCAACCCAGAGCGGATTTTATTCGGTAAGGGTTACAGATGCAAATGGCTGTTCGTCAATTTCAGATCCCTTTAGTTTGACCATTTCTGACATTCCAAACCTGCAAGGTTTACAAAACCTTACAGGTTTAAAGATATATCCCAATCCCAATACAGGTGAATTTATTATTGAGATCAAAAACCCACGAGGTTTTCAAAACCTCGTGGGTTTGGAAATTAAATTGCTCAATACAATTGGTCAGGTAATATACGAAGAAAAGCTAAACAAAATCAAAGGAACTTATCAAACCAAAATTGACCTGAGCGGCTATGCAAAGGGCATATACACTTTAACAATTACAAGCAACGAAGGGGTGATCAATAAGAAGATAATTATTGAATAGCAGCGCTTCTTATAATTTTCTTTTGTTTATTTTTTTTTATACTTTCACCTAAGTATCAAAATTCCTGTTTCTTCATGTTGAGAGAGATTTAGAATTTCCTTATAATGATCTCTTAACAATGATTCAATTATTTTTGTGGAGCAATTACCTCTTTTTATCCAAATGACCTTTGGTGGATATCCATGAAAGAACACACGCTCACTAAAATCCGCATCTTTAGTAATGATGATATAATTTTCCTTTTTTGCAAAAGACCACACTTTATCATCACTTTCTTTATCTAATCCGATTGTTTGAACGTGTAAACTGTTTTCAAAAAGATCTTCCAGGCTTAAAATTAATTTAGGAGATAAGTTCTGATCAAAAAGCAGTTTCATAGATTAAGCAACTAATTGGGAGCGTTCCCTGTCTGCTGCATAGCTGAGGCAGGCTAGTATATCTTCTCTTGTTAAATAGGGAAAGTCATTCAAAATTTCATCTAATGACATACCAGATGCTAAATATTCTAAGACATCATAAACTGTAATACGCATTCCTCTGATGCAGGGCTTACCTCCTCTCTTCCCTGGTTCTATGGTTATTATTTTCTTATAATCCATCGTAATGACTTTAATTTAACGTATTGGAATTACAATGTTTTAAATAAACTGATATTTAAATCTATCCTTTGTACTCTTAATGAACAG
The Cytophagales bacterium DNA segment above includes these coding regions:
- a CDS encoding DUF433 domain-containing protein, which produces MDYKKIITIEPGKRGGKPCIRGMRITVYDVLEYLASGMSLDEILNDFPYLTREDILACLSYAADRERSQLVA